From Natrinema salaciae, the proteins below share one genomic window:
- a CDS encoding helix-turn-helix transcriptional regulator, with product MPERDSKLPTKALEDIAYLSRSANRVVILEVLIEGQYTRGMLVNQTGVSRATLDRIINELEERGWAKRTTEGNYTATTHGRHLMRRFRPFLESVETLHRLDDALTWLPIDQLSIGLEHFSDAVVRRPESEDPVEAIGFINDLLGNASEFRVLAHLAPPEPLGTTLHERVIAGRMTMDGIITDELVEFLGSTPKRAKRWRALVEAGSELRQHEGPIPCNLWIFDETVLIKKSGPEPIDESYGVPIVSENDTVRSWAHDLIDEWMDAASPIDASAFEADPTAPGADSSGE from the coding sequence ATGCCAGAGAGAGACAGCAAACTCCCGACTAAGGCGCTGGAGGACATTGCGTATCTCTCCCGGTCCGCTAACCGAGTCGTGATACTTGAGGTCCTCATCGAGGGCCAGTACACTCGGGGAATGTTGGTGAATCAAACGGGTGTCTCGCGGGCGACGCTGGATCGGATCATCAACGAATTGGAAGAGCGAGGGTGGGCAAAGCGCACGACTGAGGGGAACTATACGGCCACAACCCATGGTCGCCATCTCATGCGACGGTTCAGGCCCTTCCTCGAATCGGTCGAGACACTCCACCGTCTCGACGACGCGCTTACGTGGCTCCCGATCGACCAACTCTCTATCGGTCTTGAGCACTTTAGCGATGCAGTCGTCCGGCGACCGGAATCCGAAGACCCCGTCGAGGCTATCGGGTTTATCAACGACCTCTTGGGGAACGCGTCCGAGTTCAGGGTCCTTGCCCATTTGGCACCGCCCGAACCGCTCGGGACGACGTTGCACGAGCGGGTCATCGCCGGACGGATGACCATGGACGGGATCATTACCGATGAACTCGTCGAGTTTCTCGGTTCTACTCCGAAGCGCGCCAAACGGTGGAGAGCGCTCGTTGAAGCCGGGAGCGAGCTCCGCCAACACGAGGGTCCCATCCCGTGCAACCTGTGGATCTTCGACGAGACGGTGCTGATTAAAAAAAGCGGTCCCGAACCGATCGACGAATCGTACGGCGTGCCGATCGTCAGCGAAAACGATACGGTTCGTTCTTGGGCCCACGATTTGATCGATGAGTGGATGGATGCCGCTTCCCCGATTGACGCCAGTGCGTTCGAAGCAGACCCGACAGCGCCAGGAGCCGATTCCAGCGGTGAGTGA
- a CDS encoding FAD-dependent oxidoreductase — protein MTLSTVRRYQSGRVQQVGEHAAVIGGSLAGLCAARVLANGYDTVTIIEKDSLPDDSSFRRGVPQGPQVHALQEAGRATLEDLFPGFGEDIISAGGLLIDGASDFKFYDEGGFLADGTKRFPMYFATRPLFEHVIRRRVASLKNVELKPGCQFTDYLFDSETMTIQGIAVREGSDRKRIAADLVVDATGRTSRTPTWLDNHGFDAPDIDEVQINLGYCTTAIRRPPDDRQTFFAAASPPRTRGGAAFPVEDNRWLVNLHGMNGDHPPTDPEGFADFAASLPIPQIHRLIETHPQVWQDIEFYPFPSNRRVRYENLDRFPDGLIVLGDAIASFNPIYGQGMSVAVLEALVLHHVLASVRGPNLALAFFDRVQTIIDTAWTMAIGADVQFPETTGPTPPGTRMFAWYLSRLTRKAHSDAELRDALAHVASMEHPPTRLLRPGVAWRVLKPEILRGGHTSHVSSKAEPRRTS, from the coding sequence ATGACACTCTCGACGGTTCGACGCTACCAATCCGGCCGCGTCCAACAGGTGGGTGAACACGCTGCCGTTATCGGTGGGAGTCTCGCCGGGTTGTGCGCTGCCCGCGTGCTAGCTAATGGCTACGACACCGTCACGATCATCGAAAAGGATTCGCTCCCCGACGATTCGAGCTTCCGACGCGGCGTCCCTCAGGGGCCACAGGTCCATGCGCTTCAGGAAGCGGGTCGGGCTACGTTGGAAGACCTCTTTCCGGGGTTCGGAGAAGACATCATCTCCGCCGGAGGCCTGCTGATCGACGGTGCGAGTGACTTCAAGTTCTACGACGAAGGCGGGTTCCTCGCTGACGGGACGAAACGGTTTCCGATGTATTTCGCCACCCGGCCGCTATTCGAACACGTCATCAGACGCCGGGTAGCCAGCCTCAAAAACGTCGAGCTCAAACCGGGGTGCCAGTTCACGGATTACCTCTTCGATTCCGAGACGATGACGATCCAAGGTATTGCCGTCCGAGAGGGCTCCGATCGGAAGCGCATCGCTGCCGATCTCGTTGTGGACGCCACGGGTCGGACAAGTCGGACCCCTACGTGGCTGGATAACCACGGCTTCGATGCGCCCGACATCGACGAGGTTCAGATCAACCTCGGGTATTGCACCACGGCCATTCGTCGCCCCCCGGACGATCGACAAACGTTCTTCGCGGCGGCATCACCCCCGCGGACGCGGGGTGGTGCCGCGTTTCCCGTGGAGGATAACCGCTGGTTGGTAAATCTGCACGGGATGAACGGAGACCATCCCCCAACCGACCCGGAGGGGTTCGCCGACTTCGCCGCGAGCCTACCCATCCCGCAGATACATCGACTCATAGAAACCCACCCACAAGTCTGGCAGGACATCGAGTTCTATCCGTTTCCGTCAAACCGGCGGGTTCGCTACGAGAACCTCGATAGATTCCCGGACGGTCTCATCGTCCTCGGTGATGCCATCGCCAGCTTCAACCCGATTTACGGGCAGGGTATGTCTGTCGCGGTGTTGGAGGCGCTTGTGCTTCACCACGTACTCGCGTCCGTTCGCGGCCCGAACCTCGCTCTCGCATTCTTTGACCGCGTCCAGACAATTATCGACACTGCTTGGACGATGGCTATCGGAGCTGACGTCCAGTTCCCCGAAACCACGGGGCCGACGCCACCAGGAACCCGGATGTTCGCGTGGTACCTCTCTCGGCTCACCCGCAAAGCGCACTCCGATGCTGAACTGCGTGACGCTCTCGCCCACGTTGCCTCCATGGAACATCCCCCCACGAGACTGCTTCGTCCGGGCGTCGCGTGGCGGGTTCTCAAACCGGAGATTCTCCGAGGAGGGCACACGAGCCATGTTTCATCGAAAGCGGAACCCCGGAGAACGTCGTAG
- a CDS encoding winged helix-turn-helix transcriptional regulator: protein MPCIDPPPRPDPDDDLFEICPVARAFEIVGSKWRLTVLRSLHLYGEQRFSDLQETTTADSATLSRVLRDLEEQDLISRRLEDRPIATYYDLTERGASLTGVFEEFEAWAFEHTAAEMPDVELPE from the coding sequence ATGCCTTGCATTGACCCACCACCCAGGCCAGACCCTGACGACGACCTCTTCGAGATATGCCCCGTTGCGCGAGCGTTTGAGATAGTCGGTTCAAAATGGCGGCTTACCGTGCTTCGGAGCCTCCATCTCTACGGGGAACAGCGATTCAGTGACCTTCAGGAAACGACAACTGCCGATTCGGCCACCCTCTCCCGCGTACTCAGAGACTTAGAAGAACAGGACCTCATCAGCCGACGACTCGAGGACCGTCCCATCGCCACGTACTACGACCTGACAGAGCGAGGTGCATCTCTCACCGGCGTCTTCGAAGAATTCGAGGCGTGGGCGTTCGAGCACACGGCCGCGGAGATGCCGGACGTCGAGTTACCGGAGTAA